Proteins encoded within one genomic window of Synechococcus sp. PCC 7335:
- a CDS encoding co-chaperone YbbN encodes MTMVTDENFNREVLASSVPVLVHFSAPWCGICRLVSPVLNSFRTEWPGPIQIVDINADQNLKLANRYQLTALPTLLYIEQGRVLQRIEGFRSREYLLAQLQGIKQRHCLESMFSRSA; translated from the coding sequence ATGACTATGGTCACTGATGAGAATTTCAACCGCGAAGTTTTAGCCTCCTCAGTTCCAGTGCTTGTCCATTTCAGCGCCCCGTGGTGTGGTATTTGTCGGCTAGTCTCTCCTGTTTTAAACAGCTTTCGAACAGAATGGCCTGGACCGATTCAGATTGTCGATATCAACGCTGACCAAAATTTGAAGCTAGCCAATCGCTATCAGTTAACTGCTTTACCGACTTTGCTATATATAGAACAGGGTAGAGTACTTCAGCGGATAGAGGGCTTTAGAAGTCGTGAATATCTCTTAGCTCAGCTACAGGGGATCAAGCAGCGTCATTGTTTAGAAAGTATGTTCTCTCGCTCTGCCTAG
- the ribD gene encoding bifunctional diaminohydroxyphosphoribosylaminopyrimidine deaminase/5-amino-6-(5-phosphoribosylamino)uracil reductase RibD — translation MTEATLNLGSDTDLMRRCCELAAQAAGHTAPNPLVGSIILRDGEIVGEGFHPKAGEPHAEIFALRAASDRAQGATLYVNLEPCNHKGLTPPCSEAVIKAGIRRVVIGMRDPNPKAKGGIEKLRQAGIEVVVGIEVDRCHQLNEAFIHRVTHNSPFGILKYAMTLDGKIATTAGHSAWISGPSSRQRVHQLRSRCDAVIVGGNTVRQDNPNLTSHGEGTRNPLRVVMSRHLDLPSDRNLWKTEVAPTLVFTQTNANLETKAALVRQGVEIVALESLTPAAVMAHLYQRGAMSVLWECGGVLAAKAIAAGSVQKIWAFIAPKLIGGQRAPSPIGELGFTAMTEALALHSVSITPVGQDFLLKGYL, via the coding sequence ATGACCGAAGCCACCCTTAACCTTGGTAGCGACACTGACTTGATGCGGCGCTGCTGCGAGTTAGCCGCTCAAGCTGCGGGCCACACTGCGCCCAACCCCCTAGTAGGCTCTATCATCCTTCGAGATGGCGAGATTGTCGGGGAAGGATTTCACCCGAAAGCAGGCGAACCCCATGCCGAGATCTTTGCGCTACGAGCAGCCAGTGACCGAGCTCAGGGAGCTACTCTCTATGTCAATCTAGAGCCGTGTAACCATAAAGGCCTCACGCCACCCTGTAGCGAAGCTGTGATCAAAGCTGGGATTCGCCGAGTGGTGATTGGCATGCGAGATCCCAATCCCAAAGCCAAAGGCGGAATCGAAAAGCTACGTCAAGCTGGCATTGAAGTTGTAGTCGGGATTGAAGTGGATCGGTGTCATCAGCTTAACGAAGCCTTTATCCACCGAGTGACACATAATAGCCCATTTGGCATCTTGAAATATGCCATGACACTAGATGGCAAAATTGCAACCACAGCTGGGCATAGCGCCTGGATCAGTGGGCCTAGCTCTCGTCAGCGAGTACATCAGCTACGCAGTCGATGTGATGCGGTCATCGTCGGGGGCAATACCGTGCGCCAAGACAATCCAAACTTGACTAGTCATGGAGAGGGAACGCGCAACCCGCTGCGAGTTGTGATGAGTCGCCACCTAGATCTTCCCTCAGATAGAAACCTTTGGAAGACAGAAGTGGCGCCTACGCTAGTCTTTACTCAAACGAATGCGAACCTTGAAACAAAGGCTGCTTTAGTCCGCCAGGGAGTAGAGATAGTGGCGTTGGAGAGCCTCACTCCTGCGGCCGTCATGGCCCATCTGTATCAGCGCGGGGCCATGAGTGTGCTTTGGGAATGCGGTGGCGTGCTAGCGGCTAAGGCGATCGCAGCGGGCTCCGTGCAAAAAATCTGGGCGTTTATTGCACCCAAACTCATTGGCGGTCAGCGCGCGCCCTCACCGATTGGCGAACTAGGCTTTACAGCAATGACCGAAGCGTTAGCTTTACATTCAGTATCAATAACACCAGTCGGCCAAGACTTCTTGTTAAAGGGATACCTATGA
- a CDS encoding mechanosensitive ion channel family protein → MGNFFAEGRRRSQSKVLAGVVIGLITVLIVLALGVIDSAVAHSKVTHLEIAQSEAQPTPVAPETIQPVAPTVEPGAEQAPTEAPAINRLLPTIPLDWQAPIIGDTATEAIAPVYLDGRTIFYLSATTAAGSEAAELRAQEIQKRLHVLARDQFESSPSVTVTTDEPTGLPVIAVDGEAFLTVTTLDAQIIGLASPGEYARTLADTLESALIRYRQERQPSYLRRQLILSLLAAAIALLIETIIRQAIVRIRRRQKYLSTARTQLGKATSMGRPPLIPYPTADVFESVFELLKARLDNRQKRKINETIRALLVVSQGVLWILTGLWILARFPYTRWLTTLLLHWLEVPGRIFLASGIAYVLLRASSFLIDKVGFALQEGAQWAPESSQRLKLRFLTFSQVAKGLVAAVIFGALLLLVLSISGIEVGPILAGAGIAGVGISLAAQSLIKDVINGFLILFEDQFGVGDIVSIQGLTGSVERLNLRITQLRDLEGRLITIPNSQISIVENLSKDWSQIDLVVKVSPMVDLDKVLPLLKETASAIATDPHWQQFVLEPPDLLGVEAVDQAGISIRLLLKTQPSKQFLVARELRVRVKEAFDQAGISLGVPQQKLEVSWEKPEDQNLVPASSFNATHPQNQPIGDQFANGS, encoded by the coding sequence ATGGGCAATTTTTTTGCAGAAGGGAGGCGAAGATCTCAGTCAAAAGTGCTGGCTGGTGTGGTGATTGGTTTGATCACCGTTCTGATAGTCCTTGCGCTTGGAGTAATAGATTCCGCAGTCGCACACTCGAAGGTCACACATTTAGAGATCGCCCAGTCAGAAGCGCAGCCTACGCCAGTCGCGCCAGAGACCATACAGCCAGTCGCGCCTACTGTAGAACCAGGCGCAGAACAGGCACCCACTGAAGCGCCTGCGATCAATCGACTACTGCCCACTATTCCTTTAGATTGGCAGGCGCCTATTATAGGCGATACCGCAACTGAGGCGATCGCACCTGTCTATCTAGATGGCAGAACCATATTTTACCTTAGTGCTACTACCGCTGCCGGTTCAGAAGCCGCAGAGCTGCGTGCTCAAGAAATCCAGAAACGACTGCATGTATTAGCCAGAGACCAGTTTGAAAGCAGTCCATCAGTAACGGTCACCACCGACGAGCCGACTGGCCTGCCGGTCATCGCAGTAGATGGCGAGGCTTTTCTGACCGTAACCACCTTGGATGCGCAAATTATTGGCTTAGCTAGCCCCGGAGAATATGCACGAACGCTAGCAGACACACTAGAGTCTGCGCTTATCCGCTACCGCCAAGAGCGTCAGCCTTCGTATCTAAGACGGCAGCTAATCCTGTCTTTGTTGGCCGCTGCAATCGCCCTACTGATAGAGACAATCATTCGGCAAGCCATCGTGCGGATCAGACGGCGGCAAAAATACCTTTCTACGGCTAGGACTCAGCTTGGGAAGGCGACCAGCATGGGCCGTCCACCTTTGATCCCCTACCCGACTGCCGACGTATTCGAGTCAGTTTTCGAGCTTTTAAAAGCCCGTTTAGACAATCGTCAGAAGCGCAAGATCAACGAAACTATACGAGCTCTGCTAGTAGTTTCTCAGGGCGTGCTGTGGATACTAACTGGTCTTTGGATACTCGCTAGATTCCCCTACACTCGATGGCTAACAACACTGCTGCTGCACTGGTTAGAAGTACCAGGTCGAATTTTCTTAGCCTCGGGGATTGCTTATGTTCTGCTTAGAGCCAGCAGTTTCTTGATCGATAAAGTAGGATTTGCTTTGCAAGAAGGGGCGCAATGGGCACCGGAATCATCGCAGCGGCTAAAGCTAAGATTTCTGACGTTTTCTCAAGTGGCTAAAGGGCTGGTCGCAGCGGTAATCTTTGGAGCGCTGCTGCTGCTGGTGTTATCAATTTCGGGTATTGAAGTGGGTCCTATCCTCGCGGGGGCAGGAATTGCAGGGGTTGGCATTTCTCTAGCAGCGCAAAGCTTAATCAAAGATGTGATCAATGGCTTTTTGATTTTGTTTGAAGACCAGTTTGGTGTAGGAGATATTGTCAGCATCCAAGGACTAACCGGCAGCGTGGAACGTCTCAATCTGCGCATCACTCAGCTAAGAGATCTAGAAGGCAGGCTAATCACCATTCCAAACAGCCAGATTAGTATTGTTGAGAATCTGTCAAAGGACTGGTCGCAGATAGATTTGGTGGTGAAGGTCTCGCCTATGGTGGATTTAGATAAGGTATTGCCGCTACTCAAAGAAACGGCTAGTGCGATCGCAACTGACCCGCACTGGCAGCAATTTGTCTTAGAGCCGCCTGATCTGCTTGGCGTCGAAGCTGTAGACCAGGCGGGAATCTCCATTCGACTTCTACTAAAGACTCAGCCGTCCAAACAATTTTTAGTCGCCAGAGAGCTGCGCGTGCGAGTAAAAGAGGCTTTCGATCAAGCTGGAATTTCGCTCGGCGTACCGCAGCAGAAGCTAGAAGTATCTTGGGAAAAGCCTGAAGATCAAAATCTAGTTCCTGCCTCAAGTTTTAACGCTACCCATCCACAGAACCAGCCCATAGGCGATCAGTTTGCCAACGGTAGCTGA
- the bioF gene encoding 8-amino-7-oxononanoate synthase, with product MSDAYRWIGKSLQTIHRANWYRSVQSIDSYGGPTVTINGRSLINLASNDYLGLAADPRLVTQVKTAVERYGTGSTGSLLLSGHRPLHRELEQAIAQLKGTEDAIVFSSGYLANLGTITALVNSRDLILSDEYNHSSLRNGAALSGAKTITYAHGDLRDLSAKLAAARAAYRRCLILTDGVFGMDGDVCDLPQLLGLGDRFEAMVMIDEAHSVGVLGRTGAGCAEFFGCQDRPLVQMGTLSKALASLGGYVAGSAELVDFLRNRAASWIYTTGLSLADSAAALGAISLLIQEPERLSQLRQNVQYLIERIDHLLSSKATLLQTKSLNLRRLPSDSAIVCLQVKDATTVLSLAKHLREQGIFAAAVRPPTVPVSRLRLSLMATHTSAHIDQFIYTLSSYLKSV from the coding sequence ATGAGCGACGCCTATCGCTGGATTGGCAAGTCTTTGCAAACTATACACCGCGCCAACTGGTATCGTAGCGTTCAATCGATTGATAGCTATGGTGGACCTACGGTGACAATCAATGGTCGTTCATTGATCAACCTAGCCAGTAATGACTATCTAGGACTAGCCGCAGATCCAAGACTAGTCACCCAGGTAAAAACAGCAGTTGAACGCTATGGAACAGGGTCGACTGGGTCACTGCTATTGAGCGGACATCGGCCCTTACACCGAGAATTAGAACAGGCAATTGCTCAGCTAAAAGGAACAGAAGATGCCATTGTCTTTAGCAGCGGCTACCTAGCAAATCTTGGCACAATCACTGCGCTAGTCAATAGCCGCGACCTGATCTTGAGTGATGAATACAACCACTCAAGCCTAAGAAATGGAGCGGCCCTCAGCGGTGCAAAAACAATCACCTACGCACATGGCGATCTTAGAGACTTAAGCGCGAAGTTAGCAGCCGCACGGGCCGCCTACCGCCGCTGTTTGATCTTGACTGATGGGGTATTTGGAATGGATGGCGACGTATGCGACTTGCCGCAATTGTTAGGTTTAGGCGATCGCTTTGAGGCGATGGTGATGATTGATGAGGCCCATAGCGTAGGCGTGCTAGGTAGAACAGGCGCAGGCTGCGCTGAATTTTTTGGTTGTCAAGACCGACCGCTGGTGCAGATGGGAACGCTTAGTAAAGCGCTTGCTAGCTTAGGAGGATACGTTGCTGGCAGTGCAGAACTAGTCGATTTTCTGCGTAATCGTGCCGCTAGCTGGATCTACACAACTGGACTGTCGCTTGCTGACTCAGCAGCAGCATTAGGCGCAATCTCTTTACTCATCCAAGAACCTGAGCGCCTAAGTCAGCTTCGCCAAAACGTCCAATATCTCATCGAGCGGATAGATCATCTGCTTTCTAGCAAAGCAACTCTACTTCAAACGAAGTCACTTAATCTCAGAAGACTTCCCTCGGACTCAGCGATTGTCTGTTTGCAAGTAAAAGATGCCACTACTGTGCTCTCACTAGCCAAGCACCTTAGAGAGCAAGGAATTTTCGCTGCAGCCGTTCGCCCGCCAACGGTACCGGTGAGTCGTCTACGTCTCAGTTTGATGGCTACACACACCTCAGCTCACATTGACCAATTTATCTACACACTCAGCAGCTATCTCAAATCTGTCTAA
- a CDS encoding quinone-dependent dihydroorotate dehydrogenase, giving the protein MQQLYQFGVRSLFKTLKADPERVHRQTIDLLAWLATKPNSGRLFHQPTRLAAQAAMNSTFASGTSSLCQSLWNINFFNPLGLAAGFDKDGTAARAWPLLGFGFAELGTVTYHPQPGNPKPRMFRLPADRAALNRMGFNNQGAAALSNTLRALWPEDNYPIPIGINLGKSKITPLEEASTDYLQSFELLKTQGSYFVVNVSSPNTPGLRSLQATEQLAPILETLQNANTENKPLLVKISPDLATEDIVDIVQLAQDCNLAGIIATNTTVDRSALTTRTITTIGKSVTDEAGGISGAPVQQRSTEVIRQIYAQTKGTLPIIGVGGIFNADDAWAKITAGASLLQTYTGWVYEGPTMIKNITSGLVERLHNNNLEHISNAIGLDHRC; this is encoded by the coding sequence TTGCAACAGCTTTATCAATTTGGGGTGCGATCGCTATTCAAAACTCTTAAGGCAGACCCCGAGCGCGTTCATCGTCAAACGATTGATCTACTCGCTTGGCTAGCTACCAAACCCAACAGCGGTAGACTATTTCATCAACCTACTCGACTAGCTGCCCAAGCCGCGATGAATAGTACCTTTGCGAGTGGCACTTCTTCTCTTTGTCAGTCGCTTTGGAATATTAACTTTTTCAATCCGCTGGGGCTAGCCGCTGGATTCGACAAAGATGGTACGGCAGCTCGAGCTTGGCCCTTACTTGGTTTTGGCTTTGCAGAGTTAGGTACGGTGACTTACCACCCACAGCCTGGCAATCCTAAACCGAGAATGTTTCGTTTACCTGCTGATAGAGCGGCGCTAAACCGGATGGGGTTTAACAATCAGGGGGCAGCGGCTTTGTCGAACACGCTTAGAGCGCTTTGGCCAGAAGATAACTACCCAATACCGATTGGAATTAATTTGGGTAAGTCTAAGATCACGCCACTAGAAGAAGCCTCAACAGACTATCTCCAGAGTTTTGAGCTGTTGAAGACGCAGGGAAGTTATTTTGTGGTGAATGTGTCGTCACCCAATACGCCAGGATTGCGATCGCTCCAAGCGACAGAACAGCTCGCCCCTATCCTTGAAACACTTCAAAACGCTAATACCGAGAACAAACCGCTATTGGTTAAAATCTCTCCGGATCTAGCTACCGAAGACATCGTAGATATCGTTCAGCTTGCCCAAGACTGCAACTTAGCCGGTATTATCGCCACTAACACAACAGTTGATCGCAGCGCGCTCACCACTCGCACTATCACGACTATAGGTAAGTCCGTTACCGACGAAGCAGGCGGCATCAGTGGGGCGCCTGTGCAGCAGCGATCCACAGAAGTCATTCGTCAGATCTACGCTCAAACCAAAGGCACTTTACCCATTATTGGCGTAGGTGGCATCTTCAACGCCGACGATGCCTGGGCCAAAATCACCGCTGGCGCCTCGCTGCTGCAAACCTATACTGGTTGGGTATATGAAGGCCCTACAATGATCAAAAATATCACTAGCGGCTTAGTTGAGCGTTTACACAATAACAATTTAGAACATATTTCTAACGCTATCGGCCTAGACCACCGGTGCTAA
- a CDS encoding S9 family peptidase, which produces MSDPAQATWQTPPEPIASMLDTPRLPAVSFSPDANWIVELRSAGLPPIEELAIPKLGLAGLQLNPQTWGPAKASYYCALSIRRRDEKTACPIALPSSPRIRNLSWSKCGQYLSFTQTHLSPELQTPGSQTPGLKNHGSHPAASGISLWVLELETAKVWALTDSILHNIGGGSPTRWLPDGTIICRIRIDSEPPPVPSAIPTGPVIEENLGKVAPARTFTNLLENVHDEALLEYYLTSSIAKISLTGEQTPLVDPDLYTGFSPSPDGQWLKIVKVKRPFSYQVPLARFPREASIVSLQADALKQTAYVISDLPLAEEIPINFDSVRAGRRTSGWRADKPATIYWVEALDDGDAQVESEYRDAVYTLSAPFIDTPHLLWKSTLRFSSLVWGNDTALLAYEVFYNTRQIRTWRLFPNDPQAAPVLLEERNFQDAYSSPGNPVTTPGHYGWPVLLMSEQGDIYFSGRGATAEGVSPFLDRFHLESQHRERIWRSPSGTFSRVQRILDPAAREFIVRRQTQTEPGNYWLHSENEQTALTRFSDPLPWYRNIHKEIVRYTRADGLDLSGTLYLPPNHDLERDGPLPTLLWVYPEEHKSRETASQVTQSENTFGRPTRASALFLLTQGYALLSGPSMPIVGEGQAEPNDTYLEQLIDSATAAVDYLVERKVCDRDQIAIGGHSYGAFTTANLLAHTDLFCAGIARSGAYNRSLTPFGFQGEQRNYWDATATYNRMSPFTNADKINHPLLLIHGAADNNSGTYPIQTERLYEAIKGLGGTVRYVSLPYEEHGYRSKEAIGHVLWEMVQWLDSYVKRI; this is translated from the coding sequence ATGTCCGACCCTGCCCAGGCTACCTGGCAAACACCTCCCGAGCCAATTGCCAGCATGCTCGATACGCCACGTCTGCCGGCGGTCTCCTTCTCGCCAGATGCGAACTGGATTGTCGAACTACGCTCAGCCGGACTTCCCCCTATAGAAGAACTAGCTATACCCAAGCTAGGACTAGCTGGGCTGCAGCTAAATCCTCAGACGTGGGGGCCAGCCAAAGCAAGCTACTACTGTGCACTATCTATTCGCCGCCGAGATGAAAAAACGGCCTGTCCCATAGCGTTGCCATCTAGTCCACGCATCCGCAATCTGAGTTGGTCAAAATGTGGCCAATATCTGTCTTTCACTCAAACGCATCTATCACCAGAACTACAGACACCAGGATCACAGACACCAGGATTAAAGAACCATGGGTCTCATCCGGCAGCAAGCGGCATCAGCCTCTGGGTGCTAGAGTTGGAAACCGCTAAAGTCTGGGCACTCACCGACTCAATCCTTCACAATATTGGCGGTGGTAGCCCAACTCGATGGCTACCCGATGGCACTATTATCTGCCGCATCCGCATAGACTCTGAGCCGCCACCAGTACCATCGGCAATTCCCACCGGTCCGGTGATCGAAGAGAATCTAGGAAAGGTAGCTCCCGCGCGCACTTTCACCAATTTGCTGGAAAACGTTCATGATGAAGCGCTATTAGAGTACTATCTCACTTCTTCTATCGCTAAGATTTCATTGACAGGCGAGCAGACACCGCTAGTTGATCCAGATCTGTACACAGGATTTTCACCTTCTCCTGATGGTCAGTGGTTGAAAATCGTTAAGGTAAAAAGACCTTTTTCCTATCAAGTACCACTAGCTCGTTTCCCGCGTGAGGCTAGCATCGTCAGCCTTCAAGCCGATGCGCTAAAACAGACTGCGTATGTCATTTCTGATCTACCCCTAGCTGAAGAAATTCCCATTAACTTTGATTCAGTCAGGGCAGGCAGAAGGACTTCTGGTTGGCGGGCAGACAAGCCAGCCACTATCTACTGGGTAGAGGCATTAGATGACGGTGATGCTCAAGTAGAGAGCGAATACCGTGATGCGGTTTATACGTTATCTGCGCCGTTCATCGATACGCCACATCTGTTGTGGAAATCTACCCTACGCTTTAGCAGCTTAGTTTGGGGAAATGATACGGCCTTACTAGCTTACGAAGTTTTCTACAACACGCGGCAGATTCGCACCTGGAGACTGTTCCCCAACGATCCTCAAGCAGCACCCGTACTCTTAGAAGAGCGCAACTTTCAAGATGCCTACAGTAGTCCTGGTAATCCAGTCACCACACCAGGGCACTACGGTTGGCCGGTTTTACTAATGTCCGAACAAGGAGACATCTACTTTAGTGGGAGAGGCGCTACGGCAGAAGGCGTTTCTCCTTTTCTAGATCGGTTTCATTTAGAAAGTCAGCACAGGGAGCGAATATGGCGATCGCCCTCAGGTACGTTCTCTCGGGTGCAAAGAATTCTCGATCCAGCGGCTAGAGAGTTTATTGTTCGCCGTCAAACCCAAACAGAACCCGGCAACTATTGGCTCCACTCAGAAAACGAACAAACCGCCCTCACTAGGTTTAGTGACCCTTTGCCCTGGTATAGGAATATTCATAAAGAAATCGTTCGCTATACTCGCGCTGACGGCTTAGACCTTTCTGGCACCTTATATCTGCCCCCAAATCACGATTTAGAACGCGATGGTCCCTTGCCAACATTGCTATGGGTCTACCCAGAAGAACACAAAAGTAGAGAGACAGCTAGTCAAGTTACGCAATCAGAAAACACGTTTGGTAGACCCACTCGCGCTTCGGCGCTGTTCTTACTAACCCAGGGCTATGCGCTGCTTTCAGGGCCGTCAATGCCGATTGTTGGAGAAGGGCAAGCAGAGCCTAACGACACTTATCTAGAACAGCTCATTGATAGTGCAACGGCGGCTGTGGATTATTTAGTAGAAAGAAAGGTGTGCGATCGCGACCAAATTGCTATTGGCGGTCACTCCTACGGTGCATTCACCACCGCTAATCTGCTGGCTCACACCGATCTTTTTTGCGCTGGCATTGCTCGCAGTGGCGCTTACAACCGCAGCCTTACCCCCTTCGGCTTTCAAGGCGAACAGCGCAACTACTGGGACGCCACCGCCACCTACAATCGTATGTCTCCTTTCACCAACGCGGATAAAATCAACCATCCATTGCTCCTCATTCATGGGGCCGCTGACAACAACTCCGGTACCTATCCCATTCAGACCGAACGCCTTTACGAAGCTATCAAAGGACTTGGTGGCACTGTTCGCTACGTCAGCTTGCCATACGAAGAACATGGCTATCGCTCGAAAGAAGCCATTGGTCATGTTCTTTGGGAAATGGTCCAGTGGTTAGATAGCTACGTGAAACGGATATAG